In the genome of Theropithecus gelada isolate Dixy unplaced genomic scaffold, Tgel_1.0 HiC_scaffold_212, whole genome shotgun sequence, one region contains:
- the LOC112617494 gene encoding ATP-sensitive inward rectifier potassium channel 15 isoform X1, with product MDAIHISMSSTPLVKHTAGAGLKANRPRVMSKSGHSNVRIDKVDGIYLLYLQDLWTTVIDMKWRYKLTLFAATFVMTWFLFGVIYYAIAFIHGDLEPGEPISNHTPCIMKVDSLTGAFLFSLESQTTIGYGVRSITEECPHAIFLLVAQLVITTLIEIFITGTFLAKIARPKKRAETIKFSHCAVITKQNGKLCLVIQVANMRKSLLIQCQLSGKLLQTHVTKEGERILLNQATVKFHVDSSSESPFLILPMTFYHVLDETSPLRDLTPQNLKEKEFELVVLLNATVESTSAVCQSRTSYIPEEIYWGFEFVPVVSLSKNGKYVADFSQFEQIRKSPDCTFYCADSEKQKLEEKYRQEDQRERELRTLLLQQSNV from the coding sequence ATGGATGCCATTCACATCAGCATGTCCAGCACCCCCCTGGTGAAGCACACTGCTGGGGCTGGGCTCAAGGCCAACAGACCCCGCGTCATGTCCAAGAGTGGGCACAGCAACGTGAGAATTGACAAAGTGGATGGCATATACCTACTCTACCTGCAAGACCTGTGGACCACAGTTATCGACATGAAGTGGAGATACAAACTCACCCTGTTCGCCGCCACTTTTGTGATGACCTGGTTCCTTTTTGGAGTCATCTACTACGCCATCGCGTTTATTCACGGGGACTTAGAACCTGGTGAGCCTATTTCAAATCATACCCCCTGCATCATGAAAGTGGACTCTCTCACTGGGGCATTTCTCTTTTCCCTGGAATCCCAGACAACCATTGGCTATGGAGTCCGTTCCATCACAGAGGAATGTCCTCATGCCATCTTCCTGTTGGTTGCTCAGTTGGTCATCACGACCTTGATTGAGATCTTCATCACCGGAACCTTCCTGGCCAAAATTGCAAGACCCAAAAAGCGGGCTGAGACCATCAAGTTCAGTCACTGTGCAGTCATCACCAAGCAGAATGGGAAGCTGTGCTTGGTGATTCAGGTAGCCAACATGAGGAAGAGCCTCTTGATTCAGTGCCAGCTCTCTGGCAAGCTCCTGCAGACCCATGTCACCAAGGAGGGGGAGCGGATTCTGCTCAACCAAGCCACTGTCAAATTCCACGTGGACTCCTCCTCTGAGAGCCCCTTCCTCATTCTGCCCATGACCTTCTACCATGTGCTGGATGAGACGAGCCCCCTGAGAGACCTCACACCCCAAAACCTAAAGGAGAAGGAGTTTGAGCTTGTGGTCCTCCTCAATGCCACTGTGGAATCCACCAGCGCTGTCTGCCAGAGCCGAACATCTTATATCCCAGAGGAAATCTACTGGGGTTTTGAGTTTGTGCCTGTGGTATCTCTctccaaaaatggaaaatatgtggCTGATTTCAGTCAGTTTGAACAGATTCGGAAGAGCCCAGATTGCACCTTTTACTGTGCAGattctgagaaacagaaacttGAGGAGAAGtacaggcaggaggatcagaggGAAAGAGAACTGAGGACACTTTTATTACAACAGAGCAATGTCTGA
- the LOC112617494 gene encoding ATP-sensitive inward rectifier potassium channel 15 isoform X2, protein MVARWVKGSADVLPALKKTPDLRSDLAMDAIHISMSSTPLVKHTAGAGLKANRPRVMSKSGHSNVRIDKVDGIYLLYLQDLWTTVIDMKWRYKLTLFAATFVMTWFLFGVIYYAIAFIHGDLEPGEPISNHTPCIMKVDSLTGAFLFSLESQTTIGYGVRSITEECPHAIFLLVAQLVITTLIEIFITGTFLAKIARPKKRAETIKFSHCAVITKQNGKLCLVIQVANMRKSLLIQCQLSGKLLQTHVTKEGERILLNQATVKFHVDSSSESPFLILPMTFYHVLDETSPLRDLTPQNLKEKEFELVVLLNATVESTSAVCQSRTSYIPEEIYWGFEFVPVVSLSKNGKYVADFSQFEQIRKSPDCTFYCADSEKQKLEEKYRQEDQRERELRTLLLQQSNV, encoded by the coding sequence CCTGGCCATGGATGCCATTCACATCAGCATGTCCAGCACCCCCCTGGTGAAGCACACTGCTGGGGCTGGGCTCAAGGCCAACAGACCCCGCGTCATGTCCAAGAGTGGGCACAGCAACGTGAGAATTGACAAAGTGGATGGCATATACCTACTCTACCTGCAAGACCTGTGGACCACAGTTATCGACATGAAGTGGAGATACAAACTCACCCTGTTCGCCGCCACTTTTGTGATGACCTGGTTCCTTTTTGGAGTCATCTACTACGCCATCGCGTTTATTCACGGGGACTTAGAACCTGGTGAGCCTATTTCAAATCATACCCCCTGCATCATGAAAGTGGACTCTCTCACTGGGGCATTTCTCTTTTCCCTGGAATCCCAGACAACCATTGGCTATGGAGTCCGTTCCATCACAGAGGAATGTCCTCATGCCATCTTCCTGTTGGTTGCTCAGTTGGTCATCACGACCTTGATTGAGATCTTCATCACCGGAACCTTCCTGGCCAAAATTGCAAGACCCAAAAAGCGGGCTGAGACCATCAAGTTCAGTCACTGTGCAGTCATCACCAAGCAGAATGGGAAGCTGTGCTTGGTGATTCAGGTAGCCAACATGAGGAAGAGCCTCTTGATTCAGTGCCAGCTCTCTGGCAAGCTCCTGCAGACCCATGTCACCAAGGAGGGGGAGCGGATTCTGCTCAACCAAGCCACTGTCAAATTCCACGTGGACTCCTCCTCTGAGAGCCCCTTCCTCATTCTGCCCATGACCTTCTACCATGTGCTGGATGAGACGAGCCCCCTGAGAGACCTCACACCCCAAAACCTAAAGGAGAAGGAGTTTGAGCTTGTGGTCCTCCTCAATGCCACTGTGGAATCCACCAGCGCTGTCTGCCAGAGCCGAACATCTTATATCCCAGAGGAAATCTACTGGGGTTTTGAGTTTGTGCCTGTGGTATCTCTctccaaaaatggaaaatatgtggCTGATTTCAGTCAGTTTGAACAGATTCGGAAGAGCCCAGATTGCACCTTTTACTGTGCAGattctgagaaacagaaacttGAGGAGAAGtacaggcaggaggatcagaggGAAAGAGAACTGAGGACACTTTTATTACAACAGAGCAATGTCTGA
- the LOC112617494 gene encoding ATP-sensitive inward rectifier potassium channel 15 isoform X3 yields the protein MKRPCHFSKYFQSLAMDAIHISMSSTPLVKHTAGAGLKANRPRVMSKSGHSNVRIDKVDGIYLLYLQDLWTTVIDMKWRYKLTLFAATFVMTWFLFGVIYYAIAFIHGDLEPGEPISNHTPCIMKVDSLTGAFLFSLESQTTIGYGVRSITEECPHAIFLLVAQLVITTLIEIFITGTFLAKIARPKKRAETIKFSHCAVITKQNGKLCLVIQVANMRKSLLIQCQLSGKLLQTHVTKEGERILLNQATVKFHVDSSSESPFLILPMTFYHVLDETSPLRDLTPQNLKEKEFELVVLLNATVESTSAVCQSRTSYIPEEIYWGFEFVPVVSLSKNGKYVADFSQFEQIRKSPDCTFYCADSEKQKLEEKYRQEDQRERELRTLLLQQSNV from the coding sequence ATGAAACGTCCTTGTCATTTCTCTAAGTATTTCCAGAGCCTGGCCATGGATGCCATTCACATCAGCATGTCCAGCACCCCCCTGGTGAAGCACACTGCTGGGGCTGGGCTCAAGGCCAACAGACCCCGCGTCATGTCCAAGAGTGGGCACAGCAACGTGAGAATTGACAAAGTGGATGGCATATACCTACTCTACCTGCAAGACCTGTGGACCACAGTTATCGACATGAAGTGGAGATACAAACTCACCCTGTTCGCCGCCACTTTTGTGATGACCTGGTTCCTTTTTGGAGTCATCTACTACGCCATCGCGTTTATTCACGGGGACTTAGAACCTGGTGAGCCTATTTCAAATCATACCCCCTGCATCATGAAAGTGGACTCTCTCACTGGGGCATTTCTCTTTTCCCTGGAATCCCAGACAACCATTGGCTATGGAGTCCGTTCCATCACAGAGGAATGTCCTCATGCCATCTTCCTGTTGGTTGCTCAGTTGGTCATCACGACCTTGATTGAGATCTTCATCACCGGAACCTTCCTGGCCAAAATTGCAAGACCCAAAAAGCGGGCTGAGACCATCAAGTTCAGTCACTGTGCAGTCATCACCAAGCAGAATGGGAAGCTGTGCTTGGTGATTCAGGTAGCCAACATGAGGAAGAGCCTCTTGATTCAGTGCCAGCTCTCTGGCAAGCTCCTGCAGACCCATGTCACCAAGGAGGGGGAGCGGATTCTGCTCAACCAAGCCACTGTCAAATTCCACGTGGACTCCTCCTCTGAGAGCCCCTTCCTCATTCTGCCCATGACCTTCTACCATGTGCTGGATGAGACGAGCCCCCTGAGAGACCTCACACCCCAAAACCTAAAGGAGAAGGAGTTTGAGCTTGTGGTCCTCCTCAATGCCACTGTGGAATCCACCAGCGCTGTCTGCCAGAGCCGAACATCTTATATCCCAGAGGAAATCTACTGGGGTTTTGAGTTTGTGCCTGTGGTATCTCTctccaaaaatggaaaatatgtggCTGATTTCAGTCAGTTTGAACAGATTCGGAAGAGCCCAGATTGCACCTTTTACTGTGCAGattctgagaaacagaaacttGAGGAGAAGtacaggcaggaggatcagaggGAAAGAGAACTGAGGACACTTTTATTACAACAGAGCAATGTCTGA